Below is a genomic region from Sphingopyxis terrae subsp. terrae NBRC 15098.
ACGATATTGCGGTCTATGGGCTTGCCGCCGACGTGCGAGCGGCAATCGCGGCGGCCGAAGCGCCGCTCCACCGCGCCCGCGCGGCGATGGCCGGCGCCGACACGCTGGTGTCGATCGTGCATTGGGGGCTGACCGGTGCGGCGGTGGCCGCGATCGTCGCGCTGTCGCCCGCTAGCGCCCCGGTTGTCGCGCTCGCAGCGCTTGCTGCGACCGCTGCTATGGAGATCGTCGGCGGCCTCGCCCGGCTCGACATTCAACGCTGGAAGAGCCGCGGTGCGCGCGCGCGGCTCGATGCGATGTTTCCGGACGTCGCCGCCCCGGCGAGCGATGGTGCGCCGGCGCAGCCGATCGTCGAACTGGCGGTCGCGGGCGCCCTGTACCGCATTGTTCCGGGCGACCGCGTTCTGCTCGCCGGGCGGTCGGGGAGCGGCAAGACGCGGTTGCTCGAAACGCTGACGGGGCTGCGCGACGATGCGCCCGAAGATGTGCGGATCGGCGGATTGCTTGCGGTAGGCTTGCCGCTCGCGGCGCGGCGGTCGCTGTTCGCGCTCGCGGCGCAGGACGCGGCGATGATCGCGGGCAGCGTGGCCGACAATCTGTCGCTCGCACGGCCGGGCATCACGCGCGACGAGATGCAGGCGGCGCTGACCGTTGCCTGCCTTGACGATGTCGTTGCGCAATTGCCCGGTGGGCTCGACTGCCGGCTGGGCGACGACGGCGCGCGGCTGTCGGGCGGACAGCGCAAGCGGCTGTCGCTGGCGCGAGCGCTGCTGGCGCAGCGGCCGTTCCTGCTGCTCGACGAACCGAGCGAAGGGCTCGACGGGGCGACCGAAGCGCGGCTGATCGTGCGACTGGGCGACTGGCTTGCGGAGGCGGGAAGCGGGTTGATCCTCGTCGGCCACCGCCCCGCAATGCGGGCGCTTGCCACGCGGCAGATCGAGATGGACGGCGATCCCGGCTAGCGCCAGGATCCTAGCGCAAGATTCTCGCGAAATGGGCGGCGCTGGCGGAGGCGTCGCGGGTGCTCGTCGTCGCGGCGGGACTGACGCCGAACTGGTCGGCGAACGCGCGGACGGGCGCGAGCGCTTCGGGTTTCAGGCGGTAGAAAATCTGCTTCGCCTCGCGCCGCGTTTCGACGATCCGCGCGTTGCGCAGCACGCCGAGTTGCTGGCTGAGCAGCGGCTGGCCGATGCCGGTCGCGCTTTCGATCTGCCCCACAGCAAGTTCCTGATCGCGCACGGCGAAGATCAGCTTGAGCCGCACCGGATGCGCCAGGACGCGCAGCAGTTCGACCAGATCGTCGTCGATGAGCGCCTCACCGGTCATTGCGCCCTGGCATCCTTCGCGAGCGTGTAGAACCAGCCGGTCGGATTGTCGGCCGCGAGCACGCCTT
It encodes:
- a CDS encoding ATP-binding cassette domain-containing protein, which codes for MIAALLRSARAGQRRAVLLGMAAAAVAALSAIGLLAVSGWFLTGAAIAGLTGAAAVKAFNYLVPSAAIRGLAILRTLSRYGERLFSHQAMLFALAEVRAVLFARLIAAPPATALLHNRGDVTARLGGDVETLEEALLRTTLVPSGIATLAGTMLLMALAGWAAAAALLGAAGASFAVARRIGRDRIAPALDAESAALGALKRCYVELAAGGDDIAVYGLAADVRAAIAAAEAPLHRARAAMAGADTLVSIVHWGLTGAAVAAIVALSPASAPVVALAALAATAAMEIVGGLARLDIQRWKSRGARARLDAMFPDVAAPASDGAPAQPIVELAVAGALYRIVPGDRVLLAGRSGSGKTRLLETLTGLRDDAPEDVRIGGLLAVGLPLAARRSLFALAAQDAAMIAGSVADNLSLARPGITRDEMQAALTVACLDDVVAQLPGGLDCRLGDDGARLSGGQRKRLSLARALLAQRPFLLLDEPSEGLDGATEARLIVRLGDWLAEAGSGLILVGHRPAMRALATRQIEMDGDPG
- a CDS encoding ArsR/SmtB family transcription factor; translated protein: MTGEALIDDDLVELLRVLAHPVRLKLIFAVRDQELAVGQIESATGIGQPLLSQQLGVLRNARIVETRREAKQIFYRLKPEALAPVRAFADQFGVSPAATTSTRDASASAAHFARILR